The genomic stretch ATGAAAATCGAACATGGCAACCTCCGTCAAAAAGTGGGCCTTGGGGCCCGTTCGGTCAGCAATCACGGCCTGCCCGCGGGTCGTTGCCCACGGCAACCACCGGGTTGCGCAGGTAGCCAATCTGCTCGATTTGCGCCTCGATAACGTCACCGGGCCACACCCACTCCTGGGGCGTACGGCCGGCACCGACACCTTCAGGCGTGCCCGTGGCGATGATGTCGCCAGGTTCGAGAGTGATGCCTTGGGAGATATCGGCAACCAGCGTCGCGACGTCAAACAGCATGTGCCGGGTGTTGGAACTCTGTTTGGTGACGCCATTGACCTTGAGGCTCAAGTCGAGCACCTGGGGGTTTTCGATCTCATCTGCCGTCACGATCACCGGCCCGAATGGCGCGTAGGTATCCTGGCCTTTGGAATAGATCCATTGGCCGGCGCGGCGGCAATCCCGGGCGCTCATATCGATCATCAGGCTGTAGCCGAAGACGTGTTGCAGCGCCTGCTCAACGCCCACGCCTTTAGCCGTCGTGCCAATGATCACCGCCAGTTCCACTTCCCAGTCCAATTGACGGGTGATCGCCGCGTTATGCTCGATCGCATCGCCTGGACCAATGACCGTGGTGGGCGGCTTGGAGAAGATCACCGGCGCCTTGGGCAGCTCGTTGGCGGTGTCCAGTGATTTGCTCGACTCTGTGACATGCTCCACGTAGTTCAGGCCGATGCCGAAGATGTTCTTTCGTGGCCGGGGAATCGGCGCCAACAGTTTGACCGTCGACAAGCTATGGCTGACGCCGGCGGGCAGCCCCTGTTCATAACGGGCCAACACCCGGTAGGCCGCCTCAAGGCCGGGCCGCCCCAGGTCGATAAAGGCCAGCATCGAGTCAGGCAGTGACTCGCCGGCGTGAGCGGCGAGGGCACACAGGTCGATGACCCGCTCGTCAACAAGAACGCCCAGAACGGCGGGCGCGCAGATATCAGTTCTGTAGGTAACCAGTCGCATTTCTAACCTCTGACGGCAATTGGCAAAAATCAAACCAAGGGTTGTTGACCGTGGTTGTCGAGAAGACCTTCCTCCCGATACAGCCCCAGGGCCGTGATGACAGGCAGGTCGTTGAAACAGAACAGGCAGGCGTCATCGCTTGCACTCAGGTTGACGTGCTCATGCCAGGCCCAGGAGGGGACACAGAAAATGTCACGGGCTTGCCAGTCGAAACGCTGGCCGTTGATGACCGAGTAGCCGTTGCCCTTGGCTACCTGATACAGGAAGCTGCCGGTGTGCCGGTGGGCTTTGCCAACGAAGCCAGGCCGCAGCAACTGCATGCTCGCACCGATTGTGGGCATGACCGGGCCGCCGGTGACCGGGTTGGTGTAGTGCATCAGGGCATCGTCATAGACACTGCCTGGCGTACTTTGCGAAAAGCGCTTCAGCGCGTCATAGGTGGCCTGCCACTCGTACTTGAACAGCGGGGAGTAGGGCTTGTTCCAGCCGACGTTGTCCGGCCTCAGGCTGTTGGCCCCCCAAATCGCCGAGGAATCGTTGAGTGCATAGCCGACAGTTTGTGCCAACTGCGGATGAACCTCATAGAACCCGGCCTCCAGCGCATTGACCAGCGGGATATCCAGCCCGTCCTGCCAGATACAGATCTCGCCATCGGCCTCGACACCGTGTTCATGCCATGTGCCATTGGGCGTGAGCACGAAGTCATTTGCGCCCAAAGTGATCTTGTGCCCGTCAACGATGGTGTAAGCACCCCGGCCCTCCATGATGAAGCGCAGGGCCGATGCCGAATGCCGGTGTGCCGAGGCGGCTTCGCCGGGGTGCATGACTTGCAGGCCGGCGTACAGCCAGCCGACGGCGGCAGACACCTGCTGGCGCCCGGGATTGTTCAGGTAGATGACCCGTCGCCCGGCTTTCTCGGGCGTGACCAGCTCCACGGAACGCAACACATGCGGGCGCAGTTGTTGATAACGCCAGAGCACGGGAACGGACTCAGAGCACGGTTGCCAGGGCTCGATCTTGTTTGCCACCGTCCATAAGGCGCCGGCCTTCAACGCCTCCAGTTCCTGGTAATAGGCCACCAGCTCAGGCGTTACTTCGACATCAGCGCGGCCGGCAACCGCTTCGCGATGCTGTCCGTAATCAATGTTTTCCATAGCTTTCTCCATTCGCTTGCCCCCTCATGCAGCCGTTGGCAGGAAACCTTGGGCAGCACAAACCCATCGCCTCGTAATGTGTGACGAGGCGTCGAGTGAAGGGCGGGGCGTTTCTAGAACCTAGGTAAAGTCGCGGCGCTGCTGATAGGCCGGTTTATCCCAGGCGCGGGTGTCCATGATCAGTTTGATTTCGCTGAGCAGTTCGCACACATCCTGTTCATTGTTGTACAAGGGGGCGAAACCAAAGCGCATGTAGTCGGGTGTGCGGAAGTCACCGATGTAACCGCGCAAGGCCAATTCCTGCATGATCCCGTAGCCCTGTTGGTGTCGCAGCGAAACATGGCTGCCGCGCTTTGCGGCCTCGCGGGGCGAGGCGAGGTGAAAACCAAGCCCGACGAGCTCGGTGTCGACACCGTCGATGAATTGCCCGGTCAGGACCACGCTACGCGCGCGGATCTCCTGCATATCAACACCATCGAACTCATCGAGCGCCCTGGAAAGGACCGACAGCCCGATGACCGGGTTGGTACCGCAGAGGAACCGCGACACACCTTCAGCCGGCGTGTAGTCCTGGCTGAAATCGAACGGGCGTGCGTGCCCGAACCAGCCGGCAAGGGGTTGCTCGCACTTGTCCAGATGCCTGGCTGCAGCGTAAAGATAGGCGGGGGCGCCCGGGCCGCCATTGAGGTACTTGTAGCCACATCCCACTGCGAAGTCGACATTGTCCGCCTCCAGGTTGCAGGGAACACCGCCGGCGGTATGGGACAGATCCCAGACAATCAGCGCACCGACCCCGTGGGCCTGCCGGGTGTATTGGCCCATGTCATAGATCTCGGCGCTGCGGTAATCGACATGGGTCAAGACTACGGTTGCCACCTGTTCATCCAGATGCGACGCAATCTGCGCCGCCGGGACAGCAACCACCTTGAGGTCAAACAGCCTGGCCACCTGGTAGACGATGTACAGGTCGGTGGGGAACGCGTCGGCGTCGGTGACAATCGTGTTGCGACCAGGGCGCAGCCGCACGGCACTGACCAGCACTTTAAACAGGTTGGCCGAAGTCGAGTCGCACGCCACGACGTGGGCGGGCTGGGCACCGATCAGGCGCGCGACCTTTTGCCCGACCGTCTGTGGCAACACGCGCCATTGGGCCTCGTGCCACGACCGAATCAGCCCCTGGGCCCACTGTTTTGTCACCACTTCGTTGACGTGGGATGCCACCGCGCCAGGCATCAAACCCAGGGAGTTGCCGTCAAAGTAACGCACGCCTTCGGGCACATGAAAGCGTGCGCGTGTTTGTTCGAATTTGTTCATACCTATTCCCTAATAGACCGGCGTAATCAGGCGCCCAGAACCGTTCTGATCGTCCACAGTTCCGCAAAGAAGCGGTGTTCTACGACGTGCTTCAACCAACCGACACCCGCCGAGCCACCGGTACCCGGCTTGAAGCCCAGAATGCGTTCGACTGAAGTGAAATGCCTCCAACGGTATTGGGCAAAAAGATCGGAAATCTCGATCAGGCATTCGCCGAGTGCGTAAAGCCGGTTTTCAGGGCAAGGGGTCTTGTACACCTCTAGCCAGGCCTGCTCCACGCCTTCGTTGAGGGTGTAGGTTTCACTCCAGTCCCGCTCCAGTGCCGACTGCGGAACGGCAATCCCTTGGCGGTGGAGCAGGGCCAGAACGTCGTCATACAGGCTCGGCTCGTTCAACGCCTTGAACAGCTGCGGATAGACATCCGGGTTGTTCTCGTGCGCCTTGGCCAGGGTGACCGACTTATTGCCAAGGATGAACTCGACGTGGCGGTACATGTACGACTGCTGTCCGGAGGAGACACCCAGGCAATTGCGAAACTCATTGAAACCTTCGGTCGTGATGGTCGACAGCACATCCCAGGATTTGATCAGGTACTCAAATAGCTTTTTGATTCGAGGAGCCAGCTCCAGAGCACCTTCAATATCGTCATTTTTGATCCGCTGTTGCAGGTTGTAGGCTTCATAGTGAATCGCCTTGAAAATGAGTTCCTTGGTTTGCGTCATGATGATGAACACCATCTCATCATGCCCCTCGCTGCGCATGTTCTGCATGCTGAGCAATAGATCGTTGCGGTGGTAGTCGATGTACGGGTTGCTCTTGCCATCGAACGCAATCAGCGGCTCTCCATCAGTGGTTTTCACCGTTTCATTGCGGGACGCATTGGTTGAGATACTGATGTTGCGCACCAGGCTGAGCTCCAGTTCGGGTGCACGGACGTTGGGGATGACTCGTTTGCGTTGAATGCTCATGTCAATCACAGGCTCGCTAAAGTGACACTCAGTAAGTGGCTGTCTGGTTTGTCAAACTCAAACAGGATGTCGAAATGATCGACGTCGTTTATTTGATAACAACCGGCACGTACGCCTTGCTCCAGCAGGAACTCGCAATAGGTTTGACTTTGCTGTTTGAACGCCCAGGTTTCGTACTCGCCGTAGCAGAGCGTCACGGGGAAGGGCGTCCTGGCCCGCTGTAGCCCCGGGCTGAGTCCGGTTGCCGAGTGCAGATCCAGGTGCAGTGGGGCGTTGATATAGGTCTCTACCAAGGGGCGCAGGTCGTAGATGCCGGAGATCAGCAAGCCCGCGCGAATGGGGCAGGGCACGCAGCCGAGGCTGTGCCAATCGACATGCATCATCATGGCGCACAGGTGGGCACCGGCCGAACTGCCGGCTACCACGATGGGCAAGCCGGGGTGCTGTCGGCGGATGGCCACAATTGCCGTTGCGCATTGCTGCACCATGTCGCCAATCGTGGCGTGCGGGGCCAGCCTATAGTTGAGCGCGGCGTAGGCCCAATCGTGCTGCAGGAATGGCCCGGCCATGAAGCACGTGTCAAACGCTGACAATGCCTGCCAGTAGCCGCCATGTATGAAGACCAGGACAGCTTTCGTCCTGCCTGAGGCGGGCTCAAACAGCAGGGCATATTCATCCTCCGCCAGGCCGTAGGCGATCTGTCGGTTCGGATAGTGCGACAGTGCCTGATCGCTTTTAGAGGCATACAGCTGGACTGTCTGCTCGTAGCACCTCGCGGCGGTGCTGGGCGAATAGGCTTGTTCAAGCTCACTGGGTTTTTTATTAGTGTTCATGACACCTCCCTTGTTATGCCCAGTTTATGCCTGGCATGCAGAACGTTTTTTTCTATTTCTGCCTGATCGGGAGGCCCACCAGAAATGATTTTGCTGATCCGGGGCTTCTGACGTAAATTCGTCTCTTTGCGACCCAGCGCAGTCGACATCGTCCTTCGAGGCCCGTTATGAGCGAGACGCTAACCACCTTTGACCTGAGCATCCTGGCGCACCTGCAGACAGACCCAAGGATGTCGATGACCAGCCTGGCCGAGCGGATGAACAGCTCGGTATCGCCTTGCTGGCGACGGGTCAAGCGTATGGAGGAGCAAGGGGTTATTTGCGGATACGACCTAAGGTTGGACAGGAAGGCACTGGGCCTGGGAATCGAGGCGTTTGTCTTCGTCAACATCACCTCACACCTTGAAAAGGATGCCGCCGAGTTTGAGGCATCGCTGCAATCGATCGATCAGATCCTGGAGTGTTACATCCTCTCGGGTAACGAGGACTATCTGCTGAAGATCGTCGCGGCAGACCTGGATGCGTTCGCGAGTTTCAGCCGCAGGGTCCTCGCGGCGCTTCCACATGTCGAAGAAGTGCGCAGCGCGTTCGTCATGCACAAGATCAAGCAGAGCAGCAGATTGCCGATACCGCGCGGCTAGACTGATGTGATGCCCGATCAAAAAAAAGAATATCATTTATCTCTAATAATCAATCACATACCTTGATTAACTTTTAAAAAATAGACTGACGCGGCAGAAAAGCTAGCAATAGTCTATTTTTTGAACGTGACGTCGTATCGTGTTCGGCAGCCAATTTCGATCGTTGATAGAGACTGATGTAAGTCGCCGCTCGGCAGACTTCGCCTAGATTAGCGTTGTGGAGAGTACATCCATGGCAAATCAGCTAACCCCTGGGGAACTCATTGTCGCCAAGGGAAAAGTTGCGAAAGTCAAACAGGTATTTAGTGACAAAACGATAAGGGTAACAATTGTCGACTCTGGTGAAGTAATACTGGTGTCGGCGCGCGACATTCAGCGAATCCCTAGTGTTACGGCAATTAATGGTAGTGATCATGGGGAGGGTTTGAATGTCAATGATTACACCGTTGATCAACTTTCATTGGCAGCTGAGCGTTTTGAAATTATCAGAAAGTGGAAGGTTGAGGGAGGGGTAGTCACTAAGTACTGTTCTTTACTGGGTGTATCAAAGAGTTACTTCTATCGTTTGGCTAAAATTTTTGACGCTGACGTAGGCCCACTATCTTTAATTGCGCAGACACGGGGTGTCAAGAAAGGCGTTACGAGACTGGATGAGTCGGTTGAGGTCATAATTTTCAAGGCTGCTAAAAAATTCAAGTCGAAAGGAGCCAGCTACAGCAAAGTGTGGAGCGAGGTGGATGTTGCATGTAAGGAGCAAGGTTTTTCATGCCCTTCCAAAGATACGGTATTGAGGCGTGTACGCTTAATCCTCTCAGAAAAAACAAGAATGAGAATTAAAGAAGGTCCTGATGCCGCGACGCAAGAATTTTCAGCTCGCCCGGGTAAAAAAAATCTTGAAAGGCCGCTGCAATGGGTACAGATGGATCACACCCTCGTCGATATAATTCTGTTGGCTGATGATCGCATAAATATTATTGGACGCCCGTGGCTGACAATTGTAATTGATGTCTATACCAGGGTTATTCTTGGTTACTATCTTAGCCTTTACGTCCCGTCTACTGTTTCAGTGGCTTGCGCTCTTAGTCATTCTGTCCTTCCTAAAGTAAACTTTTCGGCAAGTGTTGGCTTGGATCCAGAAGACTACCCCTACTATGGAAAGCCTGAAGTCCTTCATATGGACAATGCCGCAGAGTTCACCAGCCCAAAATTTAAAGTAGGGTGTGAATCTTTTGGGATTTCCCCCGAATACCGACCTGTAGGAAGAAAACATTTTGGCGGTCATGTTGAACGGCTGATAGGCACGTTCATGACTACTAAGGTGCATTTCTTGCCGGGGACTACAATGTCAAATTCTGTTGCGCGCAGAGGACTTAACAGCGAAAGAAATGCAACCATGACCTTCTCTGATTTTTTTCGCTGGTTCTCTCGCGAAGTAGTTGTCTATCACTCAACAGTTCATAGCGCATTAAAGTGTAGCCCGCGACAAGCGTGGACAAACTATTTCGCGCCCAACGGAGGGCTTCCTTACCCCCCGGCAGGCTTGAATTCCGAGCAATTAAAGATTTGGTTCATGCCTCAAGAAGACCGAAAAATTAATCCTGGTGGCATTAATTTGCATGGCCAAGTTTATTGGGATCCTATATTGGGGTCTCATGTGGGGACTAGAAATGTCATAGTCAAATATGACCCGTACGATATGAATGTTGTATGGGTGAAATTGGATGGCCAATTTTGCCCAATACACCTGTCTGACGTAACCGTTGAGGCTCCTACCTATGAGGAATATCGTGCCGGCAAGCTCTATCGTCACCCAGTCCGCATCGGAGCCATAGATAGTGATGGCGGGTTAAAAGCCTACAGAGGGAAGCAAAAAATTGAAGAGGAAAGTAAAAAGTTAACGCAGAAGGAAAGACGCCGAGAGGCCGCTGAAAAAGTCTATACTGAGGCAAATCCAAATCCTAGAAGTAGTAGCTTTAACGCTGACAGGGAACATATCAAGCCAAATTATTCAGCCTCTCCAAAAAAATTTCGACCTGGGGATGAGTCATGAGTGATGAGCACGTCCGGTCGGACATCAGAAAATATTTGTCTTCTAATATTGATACGCGAATAGCCTTAATTCATCAAGAAATATGGGTGAACAATAACTCTAGTGCAGCTGTTTTTCGCATGATGAATAATATCGCGGATGTACCAGATCGTATGAGTGCGCCTGCTTTGCTTGTGGTTGGCCCAGGTGGCTCTGGAAAGACGGCTATAATATCTAAGATTCCAAACCATGTAAAAAGGAGTGCAGGGTTGATTTTTGTCTCCTTGGCTGCATCCCCAGAAATAGATACCAAAAAAAGCCTTAAAGATGAGATAGCTTTAGCGCTCGGAATACCAGTTGGCTCTGGCTCAAGTCGCCGAAGTAGCTCTGACCTGCCAAGCGAGATTAGAGAGGTTATTAGGCTGAGGCAAATTTGGGGGCTGGTGATCGACGAGTTTCATGATGCACTGCTACGCTCGAAGCAAGAGCAGCGTTTTAACATGTCTATTCTTAAAAAGCTGCTCGGCCCTGAATATGGATTGAAACTATTTTGCTTTGGCACTGCTAGTGCGCGCAACGCACTTAAATCCAATTATGAATTTAAGAGACGTTTTCACGAAGTTGCTCTTGATGACTGGATAGAGAGTGAGGAGTTCAGGTCATTCCTCTTGGAGGTAGAGGAGTCCCTACCGCTAAAACAGCCATCACATTTGTACTCTGAGGAGATGGTAGGCACTATTTTATCTATGTCGAATGGGCGCATGGACAAAACACTCGAATTGATAAGGGCGGCTGCCTGTTATGCCATAAAAATGGGGGGGGAGAAGGTGGATGTTGATATGCTGCGGCGAGCAAACAAGAATCCTTGGGGCTATTAGTAGTGAGTTTCTCTGGCTTGCCAACACCAAGTTCTGAAGAAACACTTTCATCTTGGTTGTTTCGATGCAGCATTAATCCAAACGCCGCTGGCTTCCCTCGATTATCATCAACAGAACGCCCAGCGTATTGGTGGGAGGGTGTGGAGATCAAATATTCGGACCCAGACTCAGAATTCTTATCCGCCAGCCAGCGATTAAGTTGTGTAGCCGGGGACATTACCCCTGAACTATTACGAAATTTTTTTTGCCTTCGAGGCGATAAATTAGTCGAATGGAGGTATCGCCGTTTTTTTTGCCCTGATTGCTTACGCGATGATGTGGCGAATGGTCGTTTGCCTATATGGCGGAAGGACTGGTGTTACATTTATTCTTGTGTCTGCGCTGCCCATGATCGAGAGTTGGTGAGACTAGTTGATACACCGCGTTACTCAAGGGCATGGGATGCGTTTGTCCAAAGCTGCAATTCGATATCAAACAATGCCTCCATAGAGGAAACTCTATTCTTTCGTTTTTGCTCAAGTACCTTCACAAAGATTGAGCATGCTCTGATCAGTAGAGACAATCAACAACCTACATTGCACGATTTATTTTATAGGCTATTCAATATTTTCCTTCAATGTCCCTTTCGTGGTAGTAGAGGCGGAATCGCTAGAATCCACTTGCAAACGAGGAAAGATGCACGAGCACCCGACGCAAGCTCTTTTGAGCAGAGTATATTATTGGGGGCGTCCACGGCCGATCCATCAAGTAGATTTGGTAGTTTGGTCTTAACCGCATCACTACTGGAGATTATCCCCTACTCAAGGTTTTTGATATTTACTAAACTGTGTGAGAAAAGAAGGGGCGGGATGCTGATCCCAAGAGACCTGCATAAGGCAGCGATTTTTCCATATATCAACAGGGCAGGCTATGAAACCTTGTACCGTTTTTTAGGGGGTTTCCCTAGGAAAGATTTTCCGTTGCTAGATCGCCATCTTCAACTTCAAGAACATTCGTATGTTCAAGATGGTGTCCTTGGCAAGCGTCTATTCGGATACTCACAATGAGCTATTAAATGCGCATGCCTATCGTTGCCGGCTGGCTGCAAGGAGAAAAACTCCACATGCTAGATGCACGCAGGGCTTTTAACATTTAATTTCCTGCTAGTTAATGTAAGGATTATGCCGAGATTAAGGAAAATCAGGACATAAGACCTGTATATTATTGATATAAAGCAGTTTATATATTTGCGCCTTGCCCCTCCTGCGTCATACCTGCGAGCGTCTATGCTGATCTTTTTGCATGCTTGGGTGCTAAGCGATGGCTGCTTTGGAGAGAACGGCATACCCACGACTCCGCAGCTATTCGTTTCCTCAGAAGAGCTTGGCTGGATTTCCAGAACAGCGCAATCCTGCTCTTTCGCTTGGGCTGACGGTTCAGTTCAAGGTATTTCAATGACACCGGCGAGAGCGAGGCGACGACCTTGTTTGATGCAGCCTTCAATTACCAGATTGCCAAGGACACGGATCTGGCGGTCAATGTCAGTAATCTTTTGGATGAGCAGCATGTCGTGGGCTCCGGAACTGCGGATTACTACAATCCGGGCCGAGAACTCACCGCCAAGCTGAGCTACAGCTGGTGAGCCTGTCAGTAATGGCTCCTGTTGTGGTGGTATCTCGTGTTCTGGCCGCGATCTTCGGCTGCTATGCATTCGTCTAGGGCGTGGCGGCGCTGAATGGGGTTGGGGTCGATTACCATGCCGCCGAGCAGGCGATGATGATGCTGGCCTTCGTCCTGTATCTCGCGCTGTTTCCGCAGCCAGTCTGTGGCGGGTCTCGATGGTACTGGCGCTCGGCAGCGTCTTGATGCTGGCTGTTGCCTGGCAGCTGCAGCGCATGATCATCGGATAGGAGCAGAGCCATGCTGAACAACTTTCGCCAATCCATGGCCTGGGTACACACCTGGTTCGGTTTGGTGCTGGGCTTCGTGCTGATGGTCGTCTTCTTTTTCGGTGCACTGTCGGTGTTCGACCGCGAGATCGATCGTTGGGCGATCCCCGATACGCGCTTCGAGCCGCAGCCTATGCCGTCCTACAACAACCTGCTGAAACAGGTATTTGCCGATCTCAAACCGCATCCGGTGGATATGGCGGCAACCAAAGGGCGGGTAATCGGCGACCTGCCGGCGCCGGAAACCATGCCCATGGTCTCGCTCTATGCCTACACCACCCACCGAGATCCCGTGCTGAGCATTGGTGGCGAGTTTGGTATCCCCAACCAGCCAAAGGACCCAGCGGATGATCAATCGTAAGATCTTCAAGGAGTTTTTCACCTTCCGTCCGCGCAAGCGGACCCAGCGCAGCGCGCTGGACCTGCATAACATGACTGGCGTGGTGGCGTTGCCGTTCCACTTCTTTTTTGCCTTCACCGGTTGGTGATCTTCGCGTCGATGTACTACTTCCCGGTCTCCGGGACCTTGCTCAAACCGCTGCATAATCGGCATGAGGTGATCGAGGCGGCGCATACCGGCTTGCCCCATGATGAGGCCGGTGTGCCCGCGAAGATGGCCTCCGCCAATGCCATGGTGGCCGAGGCCAAGCGCATCTGGGCTACGCGCGATATGCCGGGAGAGGTCGGGCTGCTGACTATCGAGCATCTAAATGACGCCAACGGCTACGTCAGCATCTACCGCGCCGGCAGTGATCGTGTGGCGCTGGTCGGGGAGGGCATTCACTTCAAGGCCAGTACCGGCGAGCTACTGCGCAACGACCCGCCGAGTGACCCGGTTGGTTCCGTCAATCAATTTCTCACCGGCTTGCACCTGCAGCACTTCGAACACTGGGCGCTGCGCTGGCTGTACGTGGCGGGCGGTCTGCTCGGCTGTGTGTGCATCGCCAGCGGTTTTGTGTTCTTCGTCGAGATACGCAAGCAGGAGCACGCCCGACTCGGGCTGCAGGGCTGTCGGTTGGTTGACGCCATGGCAGTCACCACGGTTACCGGCATGCTGCTGGCAGCGGTCGCCATGCTGGCGGCCAACCGGCTGCTGCCTGAGCCCATGCCTGGCCGTGGCGAATGGGAAAAGTGGGTGTTCTGGGGTGCCTGGCTGCTGAGTTTGCTGCATGCGCTGTTGCGTAGTGCACCAGTGGCCCAGGCGCGGCACAATCCGGCCTGGCGCTGCTCTGCGTCGCTGCGGTGCTGCTCAACTGGATCACCACGGGGGACCACCTGGTCAAAAGGATGCTGCTTGAACCCTACTGGGCCGTGGCCGGCGTCGATCTGAGCCTGTTGGCCTGCGCGCTGATAGCGCTACTCACCGCGCGTCGTCTGGCAAGGCCGGTTGAGGGTAAGCGTCCGGCGAACTCACCTTCCGAACTCCAGCATTAAGGGCGATGGTGTCCGCGTATTTTTAAGCGGACGCGATCACCCTTATCGCCAGGATTTCCATG from Pseudomonas fluorescens encodes the following:
- a CDS encoding PepSY-associated TM helix domain-containing protein gives rise to the protein MIFASMYYFPVSGTLLKPLHNRHEVIEAAHTGLPHDEAGVPAKMASANAMVAEAKRIWATRDMPGEVGLLTIEHLNDANGYVSIYRAGSDRVALVGEGIHFKASTGELLRNDPPSDPVGSVNQFLTGLHLQHFEHWALRWLYVAGGLLGCVCIASGFVFFVEIRKQEHARLGLQGCRLVDAMAVTTVTGMLLAAVAMLAANRLLPEPMPGRGEWEKWVFWGAWLLSLLHALLRSAPVAQARHNPAWRCSASLRCCSTGSPRGTTWSKGCCLNPTGPWPASI